One window of Methanobacterium alkalithermotolerans genomic DNA carries:
- a CDS encoding glycosyltransferase family 2 protein: MDLSIIMVNYRTYHFTRKALESVLQKDHPFTFKIYLVDNASGDGSLEKLEADFSEEINKGLIKIIPSPENKGFAYANNLALKEVQSRYVLLLNSDTEIQGSCLAQCLHYLENHPKVGALGCRVLRDDGSLDKACRRSFPTPLVSFYRITNLSLLFPNSKRFNQYNLGYLDEKGTYEVDSLSGAFMMLRSETIREVGFLDEQFFMYGEDIDWCYRIKAKGWKVVYYGKSEILHHKGGSGSRKQKSKLIYEFYRAMYIFYEKHYKNKYQAVVNAMVYMAIGGQCLMKLTINLFKR; this comes from the coding sequence ATGGACCTATCCATCATCATGGTAAATTACCGCACCTACCACTTCACCAGAAAGGCCCTGGAATCTGTACTACAAAAAGACCATCCCTTCACCTTTAAAATCTACCTGGTGGATAATGCCTCCGGTGATGGCAGTTTAGAAAAATTAGAAGCAGATTTTTCTGAAGAAATAAATAAGGGACTGATAAAAATCATTCCCAGCCCGGAAAATAAGGGCTTTGCCTATGCCAATAACTTAGCCTTAAAAGAAGTCCAGTCCAGGTACGTGCTCTTACTTAACTCGGATACAGAAATACAAGGCAGTTGCCTGGCACAATGCCTTCACTACCTGGAAAACCACCCCAAGGTGGGTGCTTTAGGATGTAGGGTGTTACGGGATGATGGTTCCCTGGATAAGGCCTGTCGTAGAAGTTTTCCCACACCGCTGGTTTCTTTTTACCGAATAACCAATTTATCATTATTATTTCCCAATAGTAAACGATTTAACCAGTACAACCTGGGTTACCTGGATGAAAAGGGTACTTATGAAGTTGATTCACTGAGCGGTGCCTTTATGATGCTTAGATCCGAAACCATAAGAGAAGTGGGTTTTCTGGATGAACAATTCTTCATGTATGGGGAGGATATTGACTGGTGTTACCGTATAAAGGCTAAGGGCTGGAAAGTAGTTTACTACGGAAAATCTGAAATACTGCACCATAAGGGAGGTAGCGGCAGCCGAAAGCAAAAGAGTAAACTCATATATGAATTTTATAGAGCAATGTATATATTCTATGAAAAACATTATAAAAACAAATACCAGGCAGTAGTAAATGCTATGGTATATATGGCCATTGGGGGGCAATGCCTGATGAAACTTACAATTAATCTGTTTAAAAGATGA
- a CDS encoding glycosyltransferase family 2 protein, giving the protein MSITIIIPHFNGKKSLAKCISSLKRQDFTPAEIMVIDNASTDGSVDYIKKNHPDIRLIGNKLNKGYAAAVNQGIRSSKSEYILLLNNDVYLEKDSIQHLLNCIQTDKNIFGVSARIIQYLNPEKMDDAGDEYTLLGWTKRVGYGKSPDKYNSKREIFSACAAAAIYRRSILEKIGYLDENFFAYLEDVDISYRARINGYKCFYTPHAVAYHVGSATTGSRYNAFKIKLAARNNIFLLYKNMPGLQLLLNLPFLLLGFFIKYIFFIIKGHGKPYHRGIKEGLFNLSKIKKTEYESENLINYFKIEYLLIKNTLKFIFY; this is encoded by the coding sequence ATGTCAATAACCATCATCATCCCCCATTTTAATGGAAAAAAATCCCTTGCAAAATGTATAAGCTCCCTTAAAAGACAGGATTTCACCCCCGCAGAAATCATGGTCATAGATAATGCCTCTACAGATGGCAGTGTAGATTATATTAAAAAAAATCATCCAGATATCAGATTAATAGGAAATAAGTTAAATAAAGGTTATGCTGCAGCAGTAAACCAGGGCATCCGATCATCTAAATCCGAATACATATTGCTTTTAAATAATGATGTTTATCTAGAAAAAGACAGTATACAGCATCTTCTAAACTGCATCCAGACTGATAAAAATATCTTCGGGGTCTCAGCCAGGATAATCCAGTACCTTAACCCGGAGAAGATGGATGATGCAGGAGATGAATACACTCTACTGGGCTGGACCAAAAGGGTGGGTTATGGTAAGTCCCCTGATAAATATAACTCTAAAAGGGAGATATTCAGTGCCTGTGCTGCTGCTGCTATCTACCGGCGCAGTATATTAGAAAAAATAGGTTACCTGGATGAGAACTTTTTTGCTTACTTAGAAGATGTGGATATCAGTTACCGGGCCCGTATAAATGGTTATAAATGTTTTTACACCCCCCATGCTGTGGCCTATCATGTGGGAAGTGCCACCACCGGGAGCCGTTACAATGCCTTTAAAATAAAATTAGCTGCCCGGAATAATATTTTTCTACTTTATAAAAATATGCCCGGGCTACAGTTACTCCTGAATTTACCCTTCTTACTCCTGGGGTTTTTCATAAAATATATTTTCTTTATAATTAAAGGACATGGTAAACCCTATCACCGTGGTATAAAAGAAGGACTATTTAATTTAAGCAAAATAAAAAAAACTGAATATGAAAGTGAGAATTTAATAAATTACTTTAAAATTGAGTATTTGCTTATAAAAAATACTTTGAAATTCATTTTTTATTAA
- a CDS encoding ABC transporter ATP-binding protein yields the protein MSKPAIIVENVGMKFNLAQEKTDNLKEYVIKFLKRQLKFQQFWALKNISFQVEKGDKVGIIGLNGAGKSTLLKIISGVMKPTEGKIKLNGGIVPLLALGAGFAPDYTGRENIFLNGALLGYPKKLLADKTKEIIEFSEIGDFIDVPVKNYSSGMKARLGFAIATTVTPDILILDEVLSVGDARFKKKSTERMNSLLGGQTTVLFVSHSIGQVKQVCNKAIWLDNGKLIKQGPVDEVCDAYEKAVTSN from the coding sequence TTGTCAAAACCTGCTATAATCGTGGAAAATGTCGGCATGAAATTCAATTTAGCCCAGGAAAAAACCGACAACCTGAAAGAATACGTTATCAAATTTCTTAAAAGACAGCTTAAATTTCAACAATTCTGGGCCCTTAAAAACATTTCATTTCAAGTGGAAAAAGGAGATAAGGTAGGTATAATAGGATTAAATGGTGCTGGTAAGAGTACCCTTTTAAAAATAATATCAGGAGTAATGAAGCCCACTGAAGGTAAAATAAAACTTAATGGAGGTATAGTTCCATTATTAGCTCTTGGAGCTGGATTTGCCCCGGATTACACTGGCCGGGAAAATATTTTCTTAAATGGAGCCCTCCTGGGTTATCCTAAAAAATTACTCGCCGATAAAACCAAAGAAATAATAGAATTCTCTGAAATAGGAGACTTCATAGATGTGCCAGTTAAAAATTACTCCTCCGGAATGAAAGCCCGGCTGGGTTTTGCCATCGCCACCACCGTTACACCTGACATACTCATCCTGGATGAAGTCTTATCGGTGGGTGATGCCAGGTTTAAGAAAAAAAGCACCGAAAGAATGAATTCCCTTTTAGGAGGCCAGACCACAGTTTTATTTGTATCCCACTCTATTGGACAGGTAAAACAGGTTTGTAATAAAGCCATATGGTTGGATAATGGAAAATTAATCAAGCAAGGACCGGTGGATGAAGTTTGTGATGCCTATGAAAAAGCTGTAACTTCTAATTAA
- a CDS encoding ABC transporter permease yields MEGVTEHRFIANFRKYKFLLNQLIKRDLQLKYRRSVLGIFWSFLEPLLTMIVLTIIFSTLFRGFGIDNYPVYLLTGRLIFTFFAGGSNAAMRSIMSNAGILKTIYIPKYIYPLSGIASNFITFILSLVVLFLVMLATNVDFTIYMVFTVLPIIALLFFTIGVGLILATINVFFRDLEYLYGVFLTLLMYATPIFYPPEIVPESFRFIQTYNPIFAVINTCRVVFLEGRLYDPMQMLFAMVSGIVALVIGLIVFYKYQNKFILHI; encoded by the coding sequence ATGGAAGGAGTAACAGAGCACCGATTTATTGCTAACTTCAGAAAGTACAAATTTTTACTAAACCAGCTCATTAAAAGAGATTTGCAACTCAAATACCGTAGATCAGTACTGGGAATATTTTGGAGTTTTTTAGAGCCATTACTTACCATGATTGTGTTGACCATAATTTTTTCCACCCTCTTTAGAGGATTTGGTATAGATAATTATCCAGTCTATTTACTTACTGGTCGATTGATTTTTACCTTTTTTGCTGGAGGTTCCAATGCTGCTATGCGTTCGATTATGAGTAATGCAGGTATCCTAAAAACCATCTACATCCCTAAATATATATATCCTTTGTCAGGTATTGCATCTAACTTTATAACTTTCATATTATCCTTAGTGGTGCTATTTTTAGTGATGTTGGCAACCAATGTGGATTTTACCATATACATGGTTTTCACAGTTTTGCCCATAATAGCATTGCTGTTTTTCACCATTGGAGTGGGACTTATATTAGCCACCATAAATGTATTTTTCAGGGATCTGGAGTACTTATATGGAGTTTTTCTTACATTATTGATGTATGCTACTCCCATATTCTATCCTCCGGAGATAGTACCGGAAAGTTTCCGATTCATACAAACATACAACCCCATTTTTGCCGTGATTAATACTTGTAGAGTAGTATTTTTAGAGGGAAGATTGTATGATCCCATGCAAATGTTATTTGCAATGGTTTCCGGGATTGTTGCCCTTGTAATTGGACTCATAGTATTTTACAAATATCAAAATAAATTCATATTACATATCTAA
- a CDS encoding UDP-glucose dehydrogenase family protein, with protein MNITVIGTGYVGLVTGACFSEMGNKVFCVDIDNGKLEKLKKGLIPLYEPGLEDLVKRNYKKSDLKFTNKLKEGIKNSNICFIAVGTPMDEDGSADLKHVLDVATEIGQVMSHDLIVVNKSTVPVGTADKVKKTIKQELKKRGAEYKVDVVSNPEFLKEGSAVGDFMRPDRVIIGSDNPEVINTLKELYFPFTINHERFIIMDVYSAEMTKYASNAMLATRISFMNEMANICERVGADINRVREGIGSDSRIGYRFLYPGCGYGGSCFPKDVKALIKTAQDHDYDSHILKQVEKVNNEQKLYLVKKIKERFGEDLYGHSFAMWGLSFKPGTDDMREAPSVVIINKLIKLGAKIKAYDPQAMDVAKKYYFKNNPHVEFCDNKYQTVEGASAIILVTEWKEFRSPDFDDIGAVIKNKIIFDGRNQYHKEYLKSKGFEYYPIGNGST; from the coding sequence ATGAATATTACAGTTATTGGAACAGGATATGTGGGATTAGTCACAGGCGCATGTTTTTCCGAAATGGGAAACAAAGTATTTTGTGTGGATATAGATAATGGAAAACTTGAAAAGTTGAAAAAAGGATTAATCCCATTATATGAACCTGGTTTAGAAGATCTAGTCAAAAGAAATTATAAAAAAAGCGATCTAAAATTTACCAATAAATTAAAAGAAGGCATAAAAAATTCCAATATATGTTTTATAGCCGTGGGCACCCCTATGGATGAAGACGGTAGCGCAGATCTAAAACATGTCCTGGATGTGGCCACCGAAATCGGTCAGGTAATGTCCCATGATCTTATAGTGGTAAATAAATCCACGGTACCGGTAGGAACCGCTGATAAAGTCAAAAAAACTATAAAGCAAGAACTAAAAAAAAGGGGTGCGGAGTACAAGGTAGATGTGGTATCCAATCCTGAATTTTTAAAAGAAGGTTCAGCTGTGGGAGACTTTATGCGTCCAGACAGAGTGATAATTGGTTCAGATAACCCGGAAGTAATCAATACCCTTAAGGAATTATACTTCCCCTTCACCATAAACCATGAAAGATTCATCATCATGGATGTTTACAGTGCAGAAATGACCAAATATGCCTCTAATGCCATGTTGGCCACCAGGATATCCTTTATGAATGAAATGGCGAATATATGTGAAAGGGTAGGTGCCGATATTAATAGAGTCAGAGAGGGTATAGGCAGCGATAGTCGAATTGGTTACCGGTTTCTTTATCCTGGTTGTGGGTATGGGGGAAGCTGCTTTCCTAAAGATGTTAAAGCATTAATTAAAACTGCTCAAGACCATGATTATGACTCCCACATACTAAAGCAAGTTGAAAAAGTAAATAATGAGCAAAAATTATACCTGGTAAAGAAAATAAAAGAAAGATTTGGAGAAGACCTTTATGGTCATAGTTTTGCCATGTGGGGTTTATCCTTTAAACCAGGCACTGATGATATGAGGGAAGCACCATCAGTAGTTATTATAAATAAATTAATTAAATTAGGGGCTAAAATAAAGGCCTATGACCCGCAAGCTATGGATGTGGCAAAAAAATATTATTTTAAAAATAATCCTCATGTTGAGTTTTGTGATAATAAATATCAAACTGTTGAAGGTGCATCCGCCATAATACTGGTTACAGAATGGAAAGAATTCAGAAGCCCTGATTTTGATGATATTGGGGCAGTAATTAAAAATAAAATAATTTTTGATGGTAGAAATCAATACCATAAAGAATACTTAAAAAGTAAAGGCTTTGAATATTATCCTATTGGCAATGGTTCTACCTAA
- a CDS encoding FkbM family methyltransferase yields the protein MVSFKNPLNFIKKANRTFNVYLGNYKRIDSFLNSYEENQEKTETLLNGLLNQHEENQEKTNKFLDNYQKNQTQNKQFIEKYDHNQEKTETLLNGLLNQHEENQEKTETLLNGLLNQHEENQEKTNKFLDNYQKNQTQNKQFIEKYDHNQEKTETFLNGFLEIYKENQKKTNNFIEKYDHNQEKTETFLNGFLEIYKENQKKTKNFIEKYDHNQEKTETFLNGFLEIYKENQEKTNACIDSYISIKENLKRAIETFNQNYDICKGYFFNGDENSYEMMNTDQFFQMCFFNNIKLLSHSPSENRIYLENEDGIKLVTNNRFYTISEIYGRDGYSVPQLYQFNEFVVFDIGMNRGYAALKFANYDSCRAVYGFEINEETYNFALENLDLNPNLAQKIKTYKYGLSDEDGDIDIYCLSGFDGITTTELEFTNVQSDWLRRKEPMEIKKARIKEASGIISDIIKKDNINSNIVLKIDTEGSEHKILDNLISNDLLNKFDVIMGENHLGEDLDEKLVGFRNISKKFNTGIHGFCYVKEEYFKALPIAKYP from the coding sequence ATGGTATCTTTTAAGAATCCTTTAAATTTTATTAAAAAAGCAAATAGAACATTTAATGTATACCTTGGAAATTATAAAAGAATAGATTCTTTTTTAAATTCTTACGAAGAAAACCAAGAAAAAACAGAAACACTACTAAACGGATTATTAAACCAACACGAAGAAAACCAAGAAAAAACAAACAAATTCTTAGATAACTACCAAAAAAATCAAACACAAAACAAACAATTCATAGAAAAATACGATCACAACCAAGAAAAAACAGAAACACTACTAAACGGATTATTAAACCAACACGAAGAAAACCAAGAAAAAACAGAAACACTACTAAACGGATTATTAAACCAACACGAAGAAAACCAAGAAAAAACAAACAAATTCTTAGATAACTACCAAAAAAATCAAACACAAAACAAACAATTCATAGAAAAATACGATCACAACCAAGAAAAAACAGAAACTTTCCTAAACGGATTCTTGGAGATATACAAAGAAAACCAAAAAAAAACAAACAACTTCATAGAAAAATACGATCACAACCAAGAAAAAACAGAAACTTTCCTAAACGGATTCTTGGAGATATACAAAGAAAACCAAAAAAAAACAAAGAACTTCATAGAAAAATACGATCACAACCAAGAAAAAACAGAAACTTTCCTAAACGGATTCTTGGAGATATACAAAGAAAACCAAGAAAAAACAAATGCCTGTATTGATTCTTATATTTCCATAAAGGAAAATTTGAAAAGAGCTATTGAAACCTTCAATCAAAATTATGATATTTGCAAGGGATATTTCTTTAATGGTGATGAAAATTCATATGAAATGATGAACACCGATCAATTCTTTCAAATGTGCTTTTTTAATAACATCAAACTTTTATCTCATTCCCCATCGGAAAATAGAATATATCTAGAAAATGAAGATGGTATTAAACTTGTGACAAATAATCGTTTTTATACTATTAGTGAAATTTATGGTAGGGATGGATATTCAGTACCACAATTATATCAGTTTAACGAATTTGTTGTTTTTGATATAGGGATGAATAGAGGATATGCTGCACTGAAATTCGCTAATTACGATTCATGTAGAGCCGTATACGGTTTTGAAATAAATGAAGAAACTTACAATTTTGCTTTAGAGAACCTTGATCTTAACCCAAACTTAGCTCAGAAAATCAAAACATATAAATATGGACTTTCTGATGAAGATGGTGATATCGACATTTACTGTCTTTCAGGTTTCGATGGAATCACAACCACTGAATTAGAGTTTACTAATGTTCAATCGGATTGGTTAAGACGTAAAGAACCTATGGAAATTAAAAAAGCAAGGATTAAAGAGGCTAGTGGAATTATATCAGATATCATTAAAAAGGATAACATCAACTCGAACATAGTCTTAAAAATTGACACTGAAGGCTCAGAACATAAAATTCTTGATAATCTAATAAGTAATGATTTATTGAACAAGTTTGATGTAATTATGGGTGAAAACCATTTAGGTGAAGATTTGGACGAAAAACTAGTTGGATTTAGAAATATTAGTAAAAAGTTTAATACAGGTATCCACGGTTTTTGTTATGTAAAAGAGGAGTATTTTAAAGCACTTCCAATTGCTAAATATCCTTAA
- a CDS encoding glycosyltransferase → MIKIQGVSRKASDNGLIYKKRKIDKLSFLYILKKEKLNLKNIYRIFKARGKIKTLNLFDEKYYLTNYSHLVNSNIELLNHYLYHGWKEERSPSRKFDGNYYLKRYPDVRKSKINPLVHYVLYGKEEGRFPNHHAEINSPQNIIKSLENSIFKLNNEINQLKKEIRKYTRVFTIGHINKEKIACDIELFQGLGVTREKRNPQITVSLTSYPDRIYDIHYCLYSLLNQSFKPDKLILWLSKEEFPNLEKNLPSRILELKKHGLEIKWTEKNFGCYDKLIHSLKEYPNEIIVTADDDLFYPEDWLERLYENYDGKNILAHRAHLISFESGSVKPYNQWEKSIENDEISVLNFPTTGGGILYPPTVFYKDVLKDEIFLKLSPCGDDIWFWGMAVLNNRKIKVIKDGFKHLTYINPERELNLNDDGTLFEGNKDGRNDEQLSALLEFYPEIKDKLLREITPKVSVIIPVYNREKYLKQCLDSVINQTLKNIEIICIDDGSTDKSLEILNEYRKKDGRIIIINQKNQGSGLARNSGLKIAKGEYIGFVDSDDWIDLNFYETLFTEAKKQDADLARTLYVYEFQKHSKEEDYLNKIIHKRKSEGELLNVNEHSVVIWNAIYKKEFLQKNNIYFDKLQAVVDVPFTARATYFSKKTIPVVGTYYHYRKDVGNRLTIYNKKRMEEMLKANKITLDFINSVKYENKTDYLVAFKRVIWRYDDLYGSSLKIDNFDKKNQESFFNDIVQGFQSCKYKEDLQKNYYETYFEFLKKDGFNNYLKYQLQKN, encoded by the coding sequence GTGATTAAAATCCAAGGTGTTTCTAGAAAAGCTTCTGATAATGGTTTAATTTATAAAAAAAGGAAAATTGATAAATTGTCTTTTTTATATATTTTAAAGAAAGAAAAACTAAATCTAAAGAATATTTATAGAATTTTTAAAGCTAGGGGAAAAATTAAGACTTTAAATCTTTTTGATGAAAAGTATTATTTAACTAACTATTCACATCTTGTAAACTCCAATATTGAACTATTAAATCACTACCTCTATCATGGATGGAAAGAAGAAAGAAGTCCATCTAGAAAGTTCGATGGAAACTATTACTTAAAAAGATACCCTGATGTGAGGAAATCTAAAATCAATCCACTTGTTCATTATGTTCTTTATGGAAAAGAGGAAGGAAGATTCCCAAATCATCATGCTGAAATTAACTCACCACAAAATATAATAAAAAGTTTAGAAAATTCCATCTTCAAATTAAATAATGAGATCAATCAACTTAAAAAAGAAATAAGAAAATATACCCGAGTATTTACTATTGGTCATATTAACAAAGAAAAAATAGCCTGTGATATAGAGTTGTTTCAAGGTTTAGGAGTTACTAGAGAAAAAAGAAACCCTCAAATAACTGTTTCTCTAACATCTTATCCTGATAGAATTTATGATATTCATTACTGTTTATACTCGCTATTAAATCAAAGTTTTAAACCTGATAAACTTATTTTATGGTTGTCTAAAGAAGAATTTCCAAACTTAGAAAAAAATTTACCTTCAAGAATATTAGAACTGAAAAAGCATGGTTTAGAAATAAAATGGACAGAAAAGAATTTCGGATGTTATGATAAATTAATTCATTCTTTAAAAGAGTATCCAAATGAGATTATTGTTACTGCAGATGATGATCTTTTCTACCCCGAAGATTGGTTAGAAAGGTTATATGAAAATTATGATGGAAAAAACATATTAGCACATAGAGCTCATTTAATCAGTTTTGAATCAGGTTCTGTTAAACCATATAATCAATGGGAGAAATCAATTGAAAATGATGAAATTAGCGTTTTAAACTTTCCTACTACTGGTGGTGGGATTTTATATCCTCCAACTGTTTTTTATAAAGATGTTTTAAAGGATGAAATATTTCTTAAACTTTCACCATGTGGTGATGATATTTGGTTTTGGGGAATGGCTGTTTTAAACAATAGAAAGATTAAAGTTATTAAAGACGGATTCAAACATTTAACTTACATTAATCCAGAAAGAGAACTTAATTTAAACGATGATGGAACTTTATTTGAAGGAAATAAAGACGGAAGAAATGATGAACAGCTTTCCGCACTTTTAGAATTTTACCCGGAAATAAAAGATAAATTATTACGAGAGATAACTCCTAAAGTTTCTGTGATTATTCCCGTCTACAATAGAGAAAAATATCTTAAACAATGTTTAGATAGTGTGATAAATCAAACGCTAAAAAATATTGAAATTATTTGTATCGATGATGGTTCAACGGATAAATCATTAGAAATATTAAATGAGTATAGAAAAAAAGATGGCAGAATAATAATTATAAACCAAAAAAATCAAGGATCGGGATTGGCAAGAAATAGTGGTCTTAAAATTGCAAAGGGAGAATATATAGGATTCGTTGATAGTGATGACTGGATTGATTTAAATTTTTATGAAACATTATTTACAGAAGCCAAAAAACAAGATGCTGACTTAGCAAGAACACTATATGTATATGAATTCCAGAAACATTCAAAGGAAGAAGATTACCTAAACAAAATAATTCATAAAAGAAAATCTGAGGGAGAACTTTTAAATGTAAATGAACATTCTGTAGTTATATGGAATGCTATCTACAAAAAGGAATTCTTACAAAAAAACAACATTTACTTTGACAAACTTCAGGCAGTAGTAGATGTTCCATTTACAGCAAGGGCAACATATTTTTCAAAAAAAACCATTCCTGTTGTTGGTACTTACTATCATTATAGAAAAGATGTTGGAAACAGACTAACAATTTATAACAAAAAAAGAATGGAAGAAATGTTAAAAGCAAACAAAATTACTTTAGACTTTATTAATTCTGTAAAATATGAAAATAAAACAGATTATTTGGTAGCATTCAAAAGAGTCATATGGCGATATGATGACTTATACGGAAGTAGTTTGAAAATTGATAATTTTGATAAAAAAAATCAGGAATCATTTTTCAATGATATTGTTCAAGGATTTCAATCATGTAAATATAAAGAAGATTTACAAAAGAACTATTACGAAACTTACTTTGAATTCCTGAAAAAAGATGGTTTTAATAATTATTTAAAATATCAACTTCAAAAAAATTAA
- a CDS encoding FkbM family methyltransferase produces the protein MLGVVGDSQKSLDGFIDTYNTNQKKMNSFVDTYLNIKSDLERSIKTFNNNYQSCKSYFFNGDEDSFRMMDTDEFFKMCFFNNIKLVSHSPSENRIYLKTEEGIMLATNNRFYTLKEIFTRGGYSIPQLHQFKEFVVFDIGMNRGYAALKFASYDNCRAVYGFEIDSDTFDFAIENFELNEDLYKKIKPHKFGLSNKNEELDIYCLPGADGVTTTELEFTKLQSEWINGKARMKTKKAEVKNAGEILSNIIEKENIESNIVLKIDTEGSEAKIIDSLIDKDVLDKVDVIMGEIHFGLDDLDEKLKGFKNISKVYFTDTIYSFCYVKEELFNVLPIKEF, from the coding sequence TTGTTGGGTGTTGTTGGGGATAGTCAGAAGAGTTTGGATGGTTTTATAGATACATACAATACAAATCAGAAAAAAATGAATTCATTCGTAGATACTTATTTAAATATAAAGAGTGACTTGGAAAGATCCATTAAAACTTTTAATAATAACTATCAATCATGCAAATCCTACTTCTTTAATGGTGACGAAGATTCTTTTAGAATGATGGACACAGATGAATTCTTTAAAATGTGTTTTTTCAACAATATTAAACTTGTATCTCATTCCCCTTCAGAAAATAGAATTTATCTAAAAACTGAAGAAGGAATAATGCTGGCTACAAATAATCGCTTTTATACTCTAAAAGAGATTTTTACCCGAGGAGGATATTCCATACCGCAGCTTCATCAGTTTAAAGAATTTGTGGTGTTTGATATTGGAATGAATAGGGGTTATGCTGCATTGAAATTTGCTAGCTATGATAATTGCAGAGCCGTTTATGGATTTGAAATAGATAGTGATACTTTTGATTTTGCAATAGAAAATTTTGAATTAAATGAAGACTTGTATAAAAAAATCAAGCCTCATAAATTTGGTCTTTCTAATAAAAATGAGGAATTGGATATATATTGCCTTCCGGGAGCAGATGGGGTCACAACAACTGAATTAGAATTTACCAAACTTCAATCTGAATGGATTAATGGAAAAGCAAGGATGAAAACTAAGAAGGCTGAAGTTAAAAATGCAGGAGAAATATTATCAAATATTATTGAAAAAGAAAATATTGAAAGTAATATAGTTTTAAAAATTGATACTGAAGGCTCTGAAGCAAAGATTATTGATAGTTTAATCGATAAAGACGTTTTAGATAAAGTGGATGTAATAATGGGGGAAATACATTTTGGCTTAGATGACTTAGATGAAAAACTAAAAGGCTTTAAAAATATTAGTAAAGTATACTTCACAGATACAATATATAGCTTTTGCTATGTTAAAGAAGAATTATTTAATGTTCTCCCTATTAAAGAATTTTAA